Genomic segment of Haemorhous mexicanus isolate bHaeMex1 chromosome 12, bHaeMex1.pri, whole genome shotgun sequence:
cctgttcctgGCACTCAGCTCACCCAGCAGTGACCAGGGCCCCACACCAGGGGGGCTCCAGGCCATTCCCAGTCACCTCAAGGTGCACAGCCCCCAATTTTAAACCTTCACAAAGGTTTTTGCTTTGttcaccagccctggggaggacAGGAAGGGGTGTTTGACGCTGTGTTTGTGCCTATCAGGtgtcagcagagcagctggagctgtgctgcaccCGCAGAACTAACCACAGGTATTTTAGCAGCCTGGTGTTTAtgtttcccatccctgctgcagcaagACAATCGCTTTTTGTCACTGTTGAAGCAACAActgctgctccaggccaggctAATTCCAGCCCTCgtgggtttggggctgtttgTTCTGACCCAGCAGCTGCAAACAGGTTGTTTTGGAGACAGGCAGTAAAACAGCTCAAGGTGGAGGCAGgatttgtgctgctctgactgGATTTGTGATCACTCTGACTGGAGTGATCCCTGGCTCCATGGGatgctgcctgctctgagtttgggatgggatcccgAAACATCAGGTTTGCCAGGCTCTGCTTCAGGACTTGTCTCTAAGTCTTAGATTTAGCAGCTGAACAGGTGAAAAAATCCACATAAACCAATTAATTTGTCAGTTTTCTGGGGGTAAAAAGGGAGCTGTGGGGTGCAAACATCTCTGCCTGGGACTGTGCccgcagctggagctgcagccttgtccctgtgcctggagctctgcaatAACTCAGTTATTTGACAAATCAGAGGAGTCAGGTCGGGAAGGAAATCAGCTCTTCCCAGGTTTCTGATTTTCATCAGACATGGCAGGACCAAACCAGCAGAAAGTGGAGCAAAACCACCCGtttgctctccctgctgcccttcacATCCATCCCAAACCGCTGGGGTCAGCTCTCTCCTGATTCAGGGGGAAGTTCCAagctccccttcccttccagcGCCGTCTCCCGCAGCCGGGGGTGTTTGATGTGCGCCCGGCGTTCCCTGCGTTCGGACCGCTGCTTTTCACCGCGCCTGAAAAGGAGCCTGAGAGGCGCGGGGCCTCGCCTCTTAATTGCGGAGGAGGGCGAACATGGAAAAGCCTCTGGCTGCTGTTAATGCAGGCGAAGGCGGCTGCTCCGGAGGCACAGCCTTCCCCCGGGCATCCTCCCGGCGGGGTGGGACCCGGCCCGGAGCGCTCATCCCGGGAACGGTGAGCAACCCTTCCcgctgccaggctggctctggggctgggaaggggaaaagatcCTTCCTGCAagctggagaaggtggaggTGCTCCCAGAGGTTGACATCAGGACCTCAGGGATGCCGGTGGCTGGGTGTGGACACTCACTGGCCCTGTCGGGGCACTTGGTAGCCCTCAGGCTGCTCGTAGGGATGTTGGATGCCCGGGGGCTTTGCcggcagcccagggcactcaTTCCCCCATCTCTCTCTCGGCTCTGGACTGCCTTGTGCAGCGGGGTGAGAGTAAAGCAGCGTTCCCTCATCACCCAAGGGCTTTGCTGGGCACGGATGGGCTCGGAGCGGGGGCTGGATGGGAGGAGCCGGGGCCCCGCTAACCTCATTAACCGGGTTCCAACCAACCCCGCCAAACCCAAAGCCGGCCGGCTGCCACCTCCTGCCGCCCTCCTCCCGAGGGATCCCCCGTGCCAGCCTCCGGCACCCGGGAGCGGCCGGCGGCGCTGGGAGGTGGGATGCGACCGCGGGCATCGCCCCTCCGGACACCGGGTAAGTGCCACCCCCTCGGCGCCCCGGCTTTGTcccttcttccccttcccagTGCACGCTCCGAGTGTCCCCCCTGGGCGGGCGGCTCGGTCCCCGCTCCAGTGACGCCTGCCATGAGTGTCTGGGGCTTTTTGGAGCGTGAACTCGTCGGGATGCAAACGTTTCTTCGGCCTGGTGCTGGCACACGGGAGCGAAGTTGGGAGCCCCAGCAGCGGGAATCCCACTGGAATGCTGGCTGGGGGAGTTCTCCACCCGAATTCTGGAGCTGGAATCTGGCCCTTATccatggggagggggctgctgtGTCCTCTGCAAGGGTTTGGCCACAGGGGGTGATCCCAGAGGATGAGATCCCAGAGGATGGAGACCccctgtgcacagagctggctgtccccagcaggaccctgctctgtccctgagtGGTGTGAGCCACCAGCAGGTGCCAAAACCCACAGGATTTGCCTCAGAACAGATTTCTTGATATTTGGGCGgcctccaggagggctgcaaaGTGAGGTCCTGGGGAGGACTCCACTCCCCAGCCCTAGGAGGGGGAGGTCACAGCTCAGGCTGCACCTGGGGAACTGATAAAAATACAGAGTTAAAAGCAGAGATAGCAAATTTTCACTTCCCCTCACTGGCTGCTGCCAACTCCCCTCAGAGCTTCTTGGAAAGGCAGAGGTcaggagggggagcagaggCTTTCCTTGGCTCTCTGTGTGGCCCAGAGCTTGGAAGAGCCAAAATGAGTCACTGACCCTCATCCCAATAagcttttcccagcagctgtgggaggagggGTGAAGATTTCCcaataaagggatttttttttttttttttgccgaAAAAATTGTCAGCATCTTGAAAAAAtggtgtccctcagtgggaatTATCCATCTAAAAGctctggggacatcagggatgCCCAAGAGGAGCAGGATAATGTGGATTCCAGCAGtgcatcccagcagctgctccagctcaaCCCGagggaggcagctctgggatcACACCGGGGAAACAGAGAAATTGTGGGGTTTTCTctgcaagaaccatcctaaaACCAACCCAATTCCACCTGCTCCCAACCTTCaaatcctgaaatattttcagcccAGACCCCAGGGGTGGAGAAGCTAGGATGGGACCACTCAGCCAGCACCAGGCTCCTTCTCCACCCTCCCAAAAAGTTCTTTCTGGACCTCATCGGGCCAGATTGAGTCACCCAAGTGCCGTGACATCAGCGGTGGTTTTGCGAGCGAGCAGCCGCGTTTCCTGTGGCTCCTGTAGACACAGACACGCAGGGAGAGATGTGagctctcagctcctgctccttcctccccccaGGATCGCTTCCCTCagccctctcctctcttccccagCGCCAGCGGGCAGGGCCGGCGGCGGAGCTGGAGAGCTGGATCCCGCTGAGAGGATGAAAACATGGGGCTCAGGTTATCCTGCCTGAAAGGTGAGTTTGGGGCAGGGCTTTGTGGTGCTCCCTGAAGGCACCTGAGGGATGGTTGTACCCTCAGGAGATTCAGGTGTGGGCGGGTTTGGTGGAGTTTGGGAATGTGGTGGAATTTCTGAATTCCCACCTGTTGTGCCTGGATCACCCCAAAGAGGATTTTCCCAGCTTTATTTTCCCAGTCCTGTGCTTGTCCTGCACCCTTTGCTCTGGAGAATCCATGGGTTCAATAAATCAGGTGGGTTTCCTCAAAGGCAGGAaagggctgctcagggacacGTGGGTGGgatgcagggctcagcccagagcctggctcccagCTTCCAGGCTGGCCCTGAGCATCCCTCACCGCTCCACTCTCCCCAGGGACACTCCAACCAGGAGCTTCTTCCCCAAGTTGAATTTTCTTAATGGATTTAGGCTGGGAATGGCGTCAGGGATGTCTGCACAGGGGCAAAGCTTTTagtgctgctggcctggcagggcGAGGGCTGGATATGGCATCTCCCATTAGCTCTGCATCCCTCTGACTCCTGCTAATCCTCCTTGGGGTCGTTAGGGATGGGGCTTAATGAGGATCCCTCTGCAggatgcagggctggctctTCCCAAGCCCAGATTCTGTGGGATTCTGCTTGTGATGGGCACAGAGTTGGATGCATCACCCAAAAATGAGCTCTGCCCCCTCTCTGCCTCAGGGAGGTTGGGAGGGAGTGGtcgaggggatttggggtcctcACAACCCCCCCTGTCCCTCTTCAGTTATCCCCTGTTACTCAGGGGATAACTGAAGAGTGGAAGCAAGCAGCCAAGGAATCCcaatcctgccccaaatccaGGACAAAGCCCCGAAATATTCCCCCATGCTTCCAGACCCCTCTGATCAGCTTGGAGCctggaataaaagaaaagaccctcccccttttccagctccctTACATAAGGCAGGGCTTTATCCTTAattaaaaagagattaaaaatatCAGTGTCTGTCCCCTCCAGGCATTTTCTTGCTTGGGAAGAGCTGAAACCTCCCTGGATGCTGCCTGTGCCGCACGGGGCTTTTCTCCTGATTAAAAAAGCAGATTAAAGCAATCTGCTCCCCTCAGAGGGGGTGGGCTGGGCAGGTGGTCGAGGGAGGGGGGGGAATCCACCTctgaaaccccccaaaatccaaggTGGATCCAGGGGAGGAGATGTGAGGATGCTCTGGATTCCCCAGTGGCTCCTAAAGGGCTGGCGCAGAGGAGGGCggggagctgggggctgctgcagcccggTGCCTGATCTCCTTTTaccccccaaatgtccccaggcCTGAAGATGTGTGTGAGCAGCGGGAACGGCGGCGAGGGGACCTCGAGGGCGGGACAGAAGCACCTGCACGTGCCCTCCATCATCGTCACACCTCCCACGCCCACGGGCACCGCGCTGGCCCGGCGTGGGGAGGGCCCCTCACCCTGCAGCCCGTGCtgagaggggacacgggggacacccGGCCCGGCAGGACCTGTCCTCGCTCCGTCGGGATGGagccacagcccccagggcacggctgcatCTGCCAGGGACACGCGGGGCACCCACGCGGGTGGGTGTGGACACCAGGGACTGGGGTTTGTCCCTTTTCCTGACAGCGCCGGGGAGGGGGCATCCCGCCACGGTGAATAAAACCTCTGGGGCTCCGCACCCCCAGCTCGGCTGTGTCAGCACGGGGAGGGTGGGTGCATcccaaaaacaccccagcaCCACCCCGGTGCCTGGTGGGGGCCAAAAGTGGGGTCTCCACCTCTCCAGGGGGGATTGAAGGATCCATTTCAGCAAACAGCAGCGGGAAAATGAACTCGGCGTTGTCACCTGCATCCCGCCGGATCGGCCGCATCCCGGCAGGGAGCCGGGGGCGATGCTTCCCGCGGAGCGGCGGCACCGGAGCCGGCGGGAGAGGCGGGAGTGTGAAAGCAgatggaaatttaattttttaatgacagCAGCAGATGGCAAAAGACACGCGAGGGGAGGCGCAGCGTGGGGGAGACGCTCCTGGAGCGCCCAGCACGTGCCGGCGGCACCGGGGGCTGCTCCGGGAACGGGGCTCGGGGACCCTCCCGGTGCCACCCATGGcgggggtgggctggggggtccccagggcttGGCACCCACCCCAGGATGGGAGTAACGCTCATCCCAAGGGTCGTGGATGCTCCATGGGTggtcccagggctgagcctgagGTGGTTTTGGAGGGGACTGGGGAGAGGTGGATTCGTctggtggggagggggtttcCATGGGAACTTGCAAATGGGATgcagcccccaccccaaaatcatccagAAACCACTTGGCTGAActgggtgtggggagggggtggatggatggatggatggagggatggatggatggagggatggatggatggagggatggatggatggagggatagGTGGGTGGATGGGGAACAGAGGAAAGGGACAGGTGAGTATTGGCAGGTGCCTGAGCATGGGTGTCTGAACAGAGGCCACTGAACAGATAGATGGACAGTGCTGCCGGTGTGTGCACAGGAGGGCGGCTGCTGGGACCTGGGTacagcccaggggcagccacacaCAGTCCGTGTCACCCATCACGGCCCGTGTCACCCATTGCGATCCGTGTCACCCATCACGGCCCGTGTCACCCATCGCGGCCCGTGTCACCCATCGCGGTCCGTGTCACCCATCACGGCCCGTGTCACCCATCGCGGTCCGTGTCACCCATCGCGGTCCGTGTCACCCATCGCGGCCCGTGTCACCCATCGCGGTCCGTGTCACCCATCACGGCCCGTGTCACCCATCGCGGTCCGTGTCACCCATCGCGGTCCGTGTCACCCATCGCGGCCCGTGTCACCCATCGCGGTCCGTGTCACCCATCACGGCCCGTGTCACCCATCGCGGCCCGTGTCACCCATCACGGCCCGTGTCACCCATCGCGGTCCGTGTCACCCATCACGGCCCGTGTCACCCATCGCGGCCCGTGTCACCCATCACGGCCCGTGTCACCCATCGTGGTCCGTGTCACCCATCGCGGCCCGGGGGTCGCGGGGACCCGCAAGCGCTCCCGCGGGGCTCTGACGCTCCCGGCCGCCAGGGGGCGGCAGCAGCGGGCTCCGCCACTCCCTCGGCGCCCCGGCAACAAGTGCCGAGCGCTGATTGGCCGAGTGCCCGCGGGGAGCGCCGCGATTGGTCCTCGTGCCCCCATCCGGACCTCCccccgcggggccgcggccAGAGCGCGCCGCGAGCAGTACAGCCAATCAGAGAGGCGTGCGCTACGGCAACAGAAGATGCAACCAATCAGCGTGCTCCGCGCCGCGTCAGGCCCCGCCTACCCTCGAAGACCGCGAAAACGCGCCGGGCAGCAGGGGCGGGAGGTGGTGGGCGGGGCCTGGAGGCTGCGCAGCCAATAGAGAGCGAGGGAGGGCTCGGCCTGGGGGCTGCGCAGCCAATAGGGAGCGAGGGCGGGCTCGGCCCCGGCCCGGTCCCGGTTTGGCTGCCCCGGGCCCATGGAGCCGGCCGAGGTGGAGTTCCTGGCCGAGAAGGAGCTGGTGACGATCGTGCCCAACTTCAGCCTTGACCGGATTCACCTCATTGGGGTcggcggggccggccgggccgggctgagggggctggaacgggcctggggcactggggacacggcCTGGGGTGACCGGGAACGAGTCCGGGCGGCTTATGGGGGCTGGGTGGGTCTTGGGGTCAGGGTTTGGGTCTGGGGAATGGGGTTTTAGGGATTGGGATtgaggtgcaggagctgggggagtgAGGGAGAGAAGCTGGGGGGATGAGGGTGGGTTTCAGGGGATtggggtgggtctggggggattGGGAACAGGGGAGGAGATGGGGGATGGATTCGGGATGGAGGGATTCGGGAATGACAGGCAGAGGGTTGGGAGAAGAGGCAGCGCAGCCCCCAGGAGGTTTTGagggggctgtgctgtcccccACATCTCAGGGGGTTtgtgcagcccctgagcccGGCTGGGAGTGTCCGGCTGTCCTGGGGGCTGACCAGAACCTGGGGAGCCTCTGGGAGCTGCACGTCCAGGGAGATGGAGTTTGTAACTCCTGTGAAACACCTTAGAATAGAAAATGAAACGAGAGGGGGAAATGCAGGATAAAATGTTTGACTCAGGCTTTTCCAGATCCTCTGGAAACTCTCACCACATTAGCAGACAAGTTCTGTGCAGTCCAAGCCCTGGTTGTTGGCCGCCTCTCATCCttaatttgttttccagggAGATCTGGGTCCCTTCAATCCTGGTTTGCCAGTGGAAGTGCCTGTGTGGTTGGCCATTAATctgaagcagaggcagaagtgTCGGCTCATTCCCCCAGAATGGATGGATGTTGGTGAGGATGGAGGCTCTGGCTTCAGCTCTGGCCTTCAATGGGCACAGTGGAAACATGAAATTAAAAGTAATCTGGTTTTCACCATTAGTGGGGAGCTTAATTCGGAAACACAAAGCAGCTGAGACAGAAGGATCTCATGTCCCACCACTGGAATTCTTTATTtgctctgagggtggtgaggcttGTTCAGAAGAATCTTTAGGGACTTTGGGTCACAGAATCTCTGAAttttttgggttggaaaagacctccaaccTCATCAGCTTGTgcccaccttgtcaccagcccagagcactgagtgccacctccagggatggggactccaaacctccctgggcagccccttccagtgtTTAACTCCCTTTCAGTCCAGGAAttctgatgtccaacctgaacctcccctggcaaaacctgaggctgtttcctctcatcctgtcactaaTTCTTGGGCAAATCTCTGTGAGGAGGGAGACCTTGGAGGCATCCATGTCCCTTGTGTGCCTCCTCACAGGAGCCTTTTCCTGCCCTCACCTCCCTGGAGGCTTGGACACTGAGCTGATCCTACAGAAACAGTTGGATTTCTCtaggaagggggaaaaacacCTGGAGCATTGAAAGCCTGGCAAGAGCTGAGCATCCCTGGTTGTGTTTTAGGGAAACTGGAGGAAATCCGGGATCAGGAGCGGAAAGAGGACACCTTCACTCCAATGCCCAGTCCCTACTACATGGAGCTCaccaagctgctgctgaactAGTGAgtaggagctgagctgggccatTTTCCACCCCACTTGGTGTGAGCACGGAGGATTTTTCAAGCTTTGCTTGGCAGCAGCCCCGCAGGGCAGTGGGGAAAGGGAGAGTGGAGGGAGGGTTCATCCCTCAGCCTGCCAAGATTTCGCAGCAGCACTTCCCTGATGGTGACTCTGCCTCTCAGGAACTTGGGGATGGCTCCTTCCGTGGCCTCATAattggggctgtgctgctttattgagcagcagctcagcGTGGAGGCCTGGAGGAGCCGCAGCGCGTTCCACGGCTGCAATCTGTTCAGCAGCCTCCAGCCTCCAGGCTCCTGCCTTGGCTCTCCTTCAGGAGGAAAGCTCCTCTTCCCTCAGCCTGGGAAGCAGGAGGCCGGGGATATTCcgagcctgagctcctgcctgctgaggCATTTCACTTGTAAAATCTGCTGGCTGGTATTTGTCTCGGCGAGGGCTCTGCTGACTTTTTAAGCCCTCGATTAAGCAGGGTGGGCATTCCAGCTCTGGCTTTTCCCTCTGGAGAGGAGGTTCCTGGcgtgctgctccttcccagcacgctccagcagccctgacagctctgtccctgcgCATCCATCCTGTCTCCCAGCTCCTTATGGCAGCGCTGAGTGGCCTTCATGGGGTGATGTGGCacatcccatcctgtccttccAGCTTACTTCTCCCTGttggagccccaggagccccgAGCTGGGAATTTCATCCTGCCTGAGCCCTTGGATTCCCCAGTTGGCTGTGACTTTGGCCGGGTTTGGGACCCTCTGTGCGCCTCGTACCAGCTGGGCAATTAAAGAGCAGAAGGATTCTAGTGACAGCCAGCTGCTGCATTGGAGCTGAGCATTCCTGGGGAAAGAACCCATCCCAGAAATGccagcaggacaaggagcagAGAGGATTTTAGTGTGGAGCAGCAGGTTTTTAGCAAACCGTCCTGCAAGGCTCAGGGTGGGGTGAGGTGGTGACAGCACCACTGGGTGACACTACCACTGGGTGACACCACCGCTGGGTGACACCACCACTCAGTGGCATAACCACACAGCCCTCAGagcctgccctgagcctgccctccctttccctgccccagtGCCTCTGACAACATCCCCAGGGCGGACGAGATCCGGACGCTGGTGAAGGACACGTGGGACACGCGCATGGCCAAGCTGCGCCTGTCCGCCGACAGCTTCGTGCGGCAGCAGGAGGCTCACGCCAAGGTGGGCCAGCaccccctcccagcagggatCCGGGGTGCTGAGGGGTGAGGGATGAGCTGCTGGGGAAAAGCTGGCTTGGGGCATGCTTGTCCTGGGTTGTGGGTGTGTTActggggagctggaggtgtGCGTTAAACCTTGTGcccctgggcagctgcctgggccTTGTGGGAGGCAGAGGAGTCATGGGATGGCTTGGGTTGGCTCTTGGAGGTCTCGTTCCACCCCTTTGCACActtcccactagaccaggcagctgcaagccccatccagcttgtccttgaacactcccaggcaTGGGGAATGCTCTTGTAATGGTGCTCGGGTGCTTCTcttgcccagggctggcagctgggtcAGTCCAAAGGCAACTGTGGGCTGTGAGCTGCTTCCCGAGTACCTTGTCTTCCCAGATCCTGTTATTTCCCCTTTTAGCTGGATAACTTAACCCTGATGGAGATCAACACCACTGGGACTTTCCTTACCCAGGCCTTGGATCACATGTACAAGCTCCGGACTAACCTCCAGCCTGGCGAGGGCTCCCACTCCCAGGAGTTctgacagggagctgggaaggagctgcttcATCTGAGCCAcccccacctccctgcagggaccTGCCAGCCCTCAAATGTCCCCTCAGGGCCAGGTGGGAATTGCTCTAGAGCTGCTGGGGCATCTCCAGAGCCTAGGTGCAGGggctttccctccctcccccagggGTTTTTATTCTCCCTCTTGGGGTTGTCCCCACCCCTTTTGGGGCACTTTTTCCCTCCCACCATTTTTGTCACCCCCCCAAACCGACACCCAGATTCCCCAAAACACAACTTTattcacagcccagccctgtccatgtcccctccccaccctaCAGGGgggtcccagtgtcacctcccgCCCCCGGGAGTCCCACTctcctgtccctctctccttcccctaTTTACAGCTCTGGGATGTGGCACCGTGAGTGACACAGGACATGGGGCGAGCTTGGGGACATCAGCTCTGTGTCACTCTGTCCTGTCTGTGTGTCTTCCCCCTTGGAGTCACTCTGTCCTGTCCTTGTCCCGGTCCAGGTTCCCCCCACTCTCCCAGCACGAAGAGCAGGGCGAtgccactgtccccatgtcccctcggGGCACAAAGAGCAGGGCGAtgccactgtccccatgtcccctcggGGCTCCTCCTCGCCCCCTCGGGGTTGGATGTGCCGGCTCGGTGAGCTCGGAGCTCCCGGAGCAGCTCTGGCCCCAGCGGCTGCAGCTGAGCGGCTTCTCCCCGGTGACTCTGGGCGGATCTCTCGGGTTGTACTTCAGCGAGGGAACTTCTGAGGGCAGCACAGGCCACACACTGCCTTGAAAGCCATAAATTTCGAGGCGGtgcttccatggattttctcagagccttggggaaaaaaaaaaaaaatagaaaaaagagaaagaagagaagatgTGCCGGCAATGAGGTGTCTGCTGGGGAGATCAGCTGGGAAGCAGATCCATCTGCTCTTTGGAgaaggacaaaagaaaatggTTTTCCCTCTCAGATGCCAGGCTGTGGGGAAATACCAGAATATCAACcatctttatttttgtaatatttggCGTTTTAATCTGAAGCTGTctgtaataaaattaaaaaaaaaaaaaaagataataaaaaaataattgcagctGAAGAACGGCATCAAATGAATCCTGGGCTGTGTCACAAACAATGCTTGGAaaatcctgcagctcccctttGGCTCCAGCCCTGTTTCCCTGCGGCAGAGAGACAGGCAAGGGCAGGATCCTGGAGGGATTCAAGGGAGGATCCAGGCGGGATCTAGGGCAGGATTCAGGGCAGGATCTAGGACAGCATCCAGGCAGGATCTAGGGCAGGATTCAGGAAGGATCTGGGGCAGGATCCAAGTTGGATTCAGGCAGGATCCAGGCGGGTTTCAGGGCAGGATCCTGGCAGGGTCCAGGGCAGGATCCTGACAGGATCTAGGGTAGGATCCGGGGCAGGATTCACGCAGGATCCAGGACAGGATTCAAGCAGGATCCAGGCAGAATCCAGGACAGGATCCAGGACAGGATTCAAGCAGGATCTAGACAGGATCCAGGCGGATCCAGGCGGGTTCTGGccggagcagggctgtgctgatggCAGCTCTCATTATTCCCGGTGCCCGAGGGTGCCAGGCTGCCGGCGCTGCCCTTCCCCGAGCATCTGGGCCGGGCTCCCGCTGCCAtctgtgccctgcctgcccgggcTGTGCCCCGCGGGGCTGGCACGGCGGGGAGGATGGCAGGAATGACGGCAGGAGCTGCCGGGAATGCTCGGAGCAGGGCTGCCTTCCCAAGGGAGAAAGGATTCCTTGCCGTCGTTGTGGAAGagtttatttggggtttttttggggatgttttcAGGAATTACAGCAATATATTCATAAATACCTAATTACTACAGTCAACAAataatatattacattacaATTAATTCCAACAAGGTACACTTTGAACATGTTTAGGGttgggtttttctccttttttggctttttttttgttttctttcacagcatccagcctgcccccagcaggctctgccttcctctccttcctcccagcccttccaggctctggcacagctgctcctccagcaatTCTGCTCGGACACAAATGCTCACCACAACCCCGGGGCGGGGGGAAAATCGGTCCAAAAACCCTGAATGCAGGCTGGTGAGGAGGGaaaggcagcacaggagctgctaCAAAGCGAGGCTGCATCCCAGCCAGGCTCCTCAGCACGGCGAGGGATAAATTGCCAATGATTTTCCATCCCTGgcttctccccctccctctgccACGGCAcacaggaagggaaaggagcgAATTTCGCCGTGTTAGAATTCCCTTCGAAGCCCGGAGTTGGCAGCAGCGAGGCCAGAGGCTGGCGAGGCAATTGGGGATTTAAAAAAGATTAAACTAATTTCTGTCACAAGggcattttgctttttaatctcgcccagcttttttttatttggtgaaGCCAAtgagagagcagggagcagggggggCGTGGGGGGGTTAATGCTTTCCTTTGCCGGCGCAACGAGGGAATTTAAAGCAGGAAGCAGAGGTCACCTTTTCCCGGAGATGTGAGCTGGTCTCGTGGCgaattaaaaacaatttctaataaataattaaaaaataacaatcaAATAAAAAGGCTCCCCCGGGGGAGGGGAGGCGGGGCACATGCAAGTGGCTAAAAATGGCACCAAGCGTGACCCTGGTGGCACCAGGACATCCCTGCCCGCCTGCGGGCACAGCTCCACACGGATTGTCCCCAAAGTGCCACCAAGAGACCTCACAGGACCCACTCTCCCTGTGCCCAAACTGCCTTAGAGCCGCTCTGATTGTCTtggtattttttggggggggacaaggacaccccagtgccacccacccCTCAACCCTCCACCCTCTCCACGCAATCccttgggatttttcctttggCAGATGGAGCCTGGGCAAGGCTCAGACACCACCCAGCACTGTGACACCCACAACaacccagctggagcagaaaaagccccaggaagcaaagaaaaagggtaaaaataaaaaacaaaaccaca
This window contains:
- the GINS2 gene encoding DNA replication complex GINS protein PSF2 isoform X2 gives rise to the protein MEPAEVEFLAEKELVTIVPNFSLDRIHLIGGDLGPFNPGLPVEVPVWLAINLKQRQKCRLIPPEWMDVGKLEEIRDQERKEDTFTPMPSPYYMELTKLLLNYASDNIPRADEIRTLVKDTWDTRMAKLRLSADSFVRQQEAHAKALDHMYKLRTNLQPGEGSHSQEF
- the GINS2 gene encoding DNA replication complex GINS protein PSF2 isoform X1; this translates as MEPAEVEFLAEKELVTIVPNFSLDRIHLIGGDLGPFNPGLPVEVPVWLAINLKQRQKCRLIPPEWMDVGKLEEIRDQERKEDTFTPMPSPYYMELTKLLLNYASDNIPRADEIRTLVKDTWDTRMAKLRLSADSFVRQQEAHAKLDNLTLMEINTTGTFLTQALDHMYKLRTNLQPGEGSHSQEF